In Takifugu rubripes unplaced genomic scaffold, fTakRub1.2, whole genome shotgun sequence, a single window of DNA contains:
- the LOC115248545 gene encoding serine protease inhibitor A3K-like, protein MGMVDMFGDRADLSGIAEGQQLAVSEVVHQATLDVDEAGATAAAATGITITLHSYNYVPVLKFNRPFMVIITDHSSDNILFMGKITNPNI, encoded by the exons ATGGGGATGGTAGACATGTTTGGTGACAGAGCAGACTTGAGTGGTATTGCAGAGGGGCAACAACTGGCAGTCTCAGAG GTTGTCCATCAAGCTACCCTGGATGTCGATGAGGCTGGAGCCACTGCCGCAGCTGCTACAGGCATCACAATAACACTTCACTCCTATAATTATGTTCCAGTCCTGAAGTTCAATCGTCCCTTCATGGTTATCATCACTGACCACAGCTCAGATAATATCCTCTTCATGGGCAAGATTACCAACCCAAACATCTGA